The following proteins come from a genomic window of Nitrospira sp.:
- a CDS encoding Membrane protein, distant similarity to thiosulfate:quinone oxidoreductase DoxD — protein MAAFFKTDDSWAGLILRVGLGSVMFAHGAQKLFGWFGGHGFGGTMGFFTQNMGLPWLVAFLVIIGESLGSLGLIAGFLTRLIAASFIAIMIGAIATVHWPYGFFINWAGQQQGEGFEYHLLVIAMSAALVIIGGGKWAVDGVIAHWLQERESVFLHSKRKAA, from the coding sequence ATGGCAGCATTCTTTAAAACAGATGATTCGTGGGCCGGTCTCATTCTTCGAGTCGGGCTCGGGAGTGTGATGTTCGCGCACGGCGCGCAAAAGTTATTCGGATGGTTCGGAGGGCATGGATTCGGCGGGACGATGGGATTTTTTACCCAAAACATGGGACTCCCCTGGCTTGTAGCGTTTCTGGTCATCATCGGAGAGTCACTCGGCAGTCTCGGACTGATCGCAGGATTTCTTACCCGACTCATTGCCGCAAGTTTTATCGCGATCATGATCGGCGCAATCGCAACCGTGCACTGGCCGTATGGGTTTTTCATCAATTGGGCGGGGCAACAGCAGGGGGAGGGCTTTGAATATCACCTCTTGGTCATCGCCATGAGCGCAGCCTTGGTGATCATCGGCGGAGGAAAGTGGGCGGTGGATGGTGTGATCGCTCATTGGCTTCAGGAGCGCGAAAGCGTTTTCCTCCATTCGAAGCGAAAGGCTGCCTAA
- a CDS encoding Particulate methane monooxygenase C-subunit, which produces MASTRTANDQGYDISQWYDSRPAKIGWLSMLAVIVFWLLYQRTYGYSHGLDSMTPEFDSIWMGLWRFNILANATFFAVTIGWIWMTRDRNLADLNPKLELKRYFYWFGWLACYVFGVYFAGSLTLEQDAAWHQVIIRDTSFTASHIVAFYGTFPLYITCGVASYLYAQTRLPLYAQATSFPLVAAVVGPMFILPNVGLNEWGHAFWFVDEMFAAPLHWGFVALGWCGLFGAAGGVAAQTVSRMSNLADVIWNNAPKSILDPFSSQIAAANASNARSGY; this is translated from the coding sequence ATGGCATCAACTCGTACTGCCAACGATCAGGGATACGATATCTCGCAGTGGTATGATTCACGGCCGGCCAAAATCGGCTGGCTGTCGATGCTGGCGGTTATAGTCTTTTGGCTCTTGTACCAGCGAACCTATGGCTATTCGCATGGCTTGGATTCCATGACGCCTGAATTCGACTCAATCTGGATGGGGTTATGGCGGTTTAATATTCTCGCCAATGCCACCTTCTTTGCAGTCACCATCGGGTGGATCTGGATGACACGCGACCGCAACCTAGCCGACTTGAACCCCAAGCTGGAATTGAAACGATATTTTTACTGGTTTGGTTGGCTCGCCTGTTACGTGTTCGGCGTGTACTTTGCCGGTAGTTTGACGCTGGAACAAGATGCGGCATGGCACCAGGTGATCATCCGGGACACCAGCTTTACGGCAAGCCACATCGTGGCATTTTACGGAACGTTCCCGCTGTATATTACGTGCGGCGTGGCCAGCTACTTATACGCACAGACGCGCCTCCCGCTGTATGCTCAAGCGACCTCGTTTCCGCTGGTGGCTGCGGTCGTAGGACCGATGTTCATTCTGCCGAACGTCGGATTGAACGAGTGGGGACATGCGTTCTGGTTTGTCGATGAGATGTTTGCGGCGCCGCTCCACTGGGGCTTCGTGGCGCTGGGCTGGTGCGGCCTATTCGGCGCTGCGGGCGGCGTGGCGGCACAGACGGTCTCGCGCATGTCGAACCTGGCGGATGTGATCTGGAACAACGCTCCCAAAAGCATTCTTGATCCATTTTCCAGCCAAATCGCCGCAGCAAACGCGTCAAACGCGCGTAGCGGCTATTAA
- a CDS encoding Universal stress protein family, which produces MNRSMVKQIVLATDFSECAGKAQDYAAFLTRTYEADLSVIHVPESPLWYGSNAATILYLEHAQKEGERRLADTAQQLRQEGLTSVEVRQVVGIPSEQIKKAAQDIAADVVVVGMRGRTDLETILLGSTADRVIRDAPCPVLVVPATTVAPSIRHVMTPLDFSSPSLDAVEYAIQVANHFGAQMTLVHVLEPMYYDAEPGLQSPGLQSMETKWMHWRAQLEQLAGLIGSFGLTAGTVIRGGVPADSILDCAREQECDLIVMGTHGRRGWSRLRLGSVAEAVIRQAPCPVLTVKSPKFEPGHRRVVPQRVD; this is translated from the coding sequence ATGAACCGCTCAATGGTGAAGCAGATCGTATTGGCCACGGATTTTTCCGAATGTGCGGGCAAAGCGCAGGACTATGCTGCGTTCCTGACCCGGACGTATGAGGCCGACCTCTCGGTTATTCATGTTCCGGAAAGCCCGCTGTGGTATGGCTCAAACGCGGCGACCATCCTGTACCTGGAGCATGCGCAAAAGGAGGGCGAACGGCGACTGGCGGACACTGCGCAGCAGTTGAGACAGGAGGGGCTGACGAGTGTGGAAGTGCGGCAGGTGGTCGGCATCCCGAGTGAGCAGATCAAAAAGGCGGCCCAAGACATCGCGGCCGACGTGGTGGTGGTCGGAATGCGGGGGCGCACCGATTTAGAGACGATCCTGCTTGGCAGCACAGCCGATCGCGTGATCAGAGACGCGCCGTGTCCTGTTCTGGTGGTTCCGGCGACGACCGTGGCCCCATCGATCCGTCACGTGATGACTCCCCTTGATTTCTCCAGTCCATCCCTGGATGCGGTTGAATATGCCATTCAAGTGGCAAACCACTTCGGCGCCCAGATGACGCTCGTCCATGTCCTGGAACCGATGTACTATGATGCCGAGCCGGGACTGCAATCCCCGGGACTGCAATCCATGGAGACAAAGTGGATGCATTGGCGGGCGCAACTGGAACAGCTCGCCGGATTGATAGGCTCCTTCGGCTTGACTGCTGGAACGGTCATCCGTGGCGGTGTGCCGGCGGACTCGATTCTCGACTGCGCAAGAGAGCAGGAATGCGATCTTATCGTGATGGGCACACATGGACGACGAGGGTGGTCACGACTTCGCCTCGGCAGTGTCGCCGAAGCAGTCATTCGTCAAGCGCCTTGTCCCGTTCTGACCGTCAAGAGTCCGAAGTTTGAACCGGGCCACCGCCGTGTCGTGCCGCAGCGCGTGGACTGA
- a CDS encoding DoxX family protein: MPEFLRRYNTRIYALMRIVTGFLFLWHGAQKLLSVPIPSPHPLPAFVIAIGGPVELFGGLLVMIGFFAGWAAFICSGQMAVAYWMVHGTKALLPIENGGELAALYCFVFLFIAAQGSGIWSVDAARVG, translated from the coding sequence ATGCCTGAATTTCTGAGGCGCTATAACACGCGAATCTATGCCTTGATGCGCATCGTAACAGGGTTTCTGTTTCTTTGGCACGGGGCACAAAAGTTGTTGAGTGTGCCGATACCCTCGCCTCACCCGCTACCTGCGTTTGTCATCGCCATTGGGGGGCCGGTTGAGTTGTTCGGAGGGTTGCTGGTCATGATCGGGTTCTTTGCCGGGTGGGCTGCCTTTATTTGTAGTGGGCAAATGGCGGTGGCCTATTGGATGGTCCATGGCACAAAGGCGTTACTCCCGATTGAAAATGGCGGAGAACTTGCCGCGCTGTATTGCTTCGTCTTCTTATTCATTGCGGCACAAGGGTCGGGGATTTGGAGTGTGGACGCTGCGCGGGTGGGATAA